One genomic region from Proteus vulgaris encodes:
- a CDS encoding AsmA family protein: protein MRWLMKSLVSLILIVILFIIIIYAFIQTQWGAQKTSEWLTQYTDYDIRFSGIEHDLMQPEQVIVHDLLVNPKQDKATVSAKSAQIRFNWQFFTTPSHLQKITLENGNIEFADKTPSIPLSADILQFKNMALSSEKTDFSFDAKKVTGGITPWLPTSTDLIGAGHFQFSIANGMVNNNEFSNFIISGQYQPNNIQIEKLGTRLLNGSLSLSGQYQDNQWKFDEVYMNGLRWQSSQTFNELIQSLSKYPRISIRALNIVDFTAEGKQWAVSGFDGQFSQFSWDNALSFTTGELNTNDVVFQDEHFTDLIAKLNQQNHQLNLDSLSLRYEKGLIKLAGNWNKGNKTITIQDATLSGLLYTLPENWLTFLTKPIDDKSNIQNITIEQLSINQSILIDITPEFPFQFTNLTGKLQNLVIAKEGEWGLWQGSAVFNADSGTLNRIELRRPDLKIVTQQDNAIVEQYSAFIGDGIVRGSAGLVQSNQQRQFSLIANGLNVPLSTPYTLGLKTTYSDEIGQFTLKLKGDLRSSPVESTLNGTLTGSKGEQQILNSVIQNGEIINHL from the coding sequence ATGCGCTGGCTGATGAAAAGTTTGGTATCTCTGATACTTATCGTTATTTTATTTATTATTATAATTTACGCTTTTATTCAGACTCAGTGGGGCGCGCAGAAAACCAGTGAATGGCTGACACAATACACTGACTATGATATTCGCTTCTCAGGTATTGAGCATGATCTTATGCAACCCGAGCAAGTCATTGTCCATGATCTCCTCGTTAATCCTAAACAAGATAAAGCCACCGTATCGGCTAAATCAGCACAAATTCGATTTAATTGGCAATTTTTTACCACACCTTCTCATCTACAAAAAATCACATTAGAAAATGGCAATATTGAGTTTGCAGACAAAACACCTTCAATACCCTTAAGTGCCGATATCTTACAATTTAAAAATATGGCACTAAGTAGTGAAAAAACTGATTTTTCTTTTGATGCCAAGAAAGTGACGGGCGGTATTACGCCGTGGCTCCCAACATCAACCGATTTAATAGGAGCAGGCCATTTCCAATTTTCTATTGCTAATGGCATGGTAAATAATAATGAATTCAGTAATTTTATTATCTCTGGGCAATATCAACCTAATAATATTCAAATAGAGAAATTAGGTACTCGTTTACTTAATGGCTCACTATCTTTGAGCGGGCAATATCAAGATAATCAATGGAAATTTGATGAAGTTTATATGAATGGCTTGCGCTGGCAATCCTCGCAAACCTTTAACGAATTAATTCAGTCTCTCTCTAAATACCCTCGTATTAGTATAAGAGCACTTAATATTGTTGATTTTACTGCTGAAGGAAAACAGTGGGCAGTCAGCGGTTTTGATGGGCAATTTTCTCAGTTTAGTTGGGATAACGCTCTTTCATTTACAACTGGTGAACTCAATACAAATGATGTTGTTTTTCAAGATGAACACTTCACTGATCTTATCGCAAAACTTAATCAACAAAATCATCAACTCAATCTAGATAGCCTCAGCCTACGCTACGAGAAAGGCTTAATTAAGCTTGCTGGTAATTGGAATAAAGGTAATAAAACGATTACGATCCAAGACGCCACATTATCAGGCCTTTTATATACACTACCTGAAAATTGGCTCACTTTTTTAACTAAACCAATAGATGATAAGAGTAATATTCAAAATATCACTATCGAACAGTTATCTATCAATCAATCCATCTTGATTGATATCACGCCAGAATTTCCATTCCAATTCACCAACTTAACAGGAAAACTGCAAAATTTAGTGATTGCAAAAGAAGGGGAATGGGGATTATGGCAAGGCTCAGCGGTATTTAATGCTGATAGTGGTACATTAAATCGTATTGAATTACGTCGCCCTGATTTAAAAATTGTCACTCAACAAGACAACGCTATCGTTGAGCAATATTCAGCATTTATTGGTGACGGCATTGTTCGAGGTTCAGCCGGTTTAGTACAATCTAACCAACAGCGCCAATTCTCACTTATTGCTAATGGACTAAATGTACCTTTATCAACGCCTTACACATTGGGTTTAAAAACAACCTACTCTGACGAAATAGGCCAATTCACATTAAAATTGAAAGGGGATTTACGTTCAAGCCCTGTGGAATCAACACTTAATGGTACATTAACTGGAAGTAAAGGTGAGCAACAAATACTCAACTCAGTGATACAAAATGGCGAAATAATTAATCACCTATAA
- the rluF gene encoding 23S rRNA pseudouridine(2604) synthase RluF, with the protein MDTNLSTRLNKYISESGICSRREADRYIEQGLVLINGKRAGIGDQVFAGDEVKVNGRLIEAQDNSELVLIALNKPVGIVSTTDDGEKDNIVDYVNHSTRIFPIGRLDKDSQGLIFLTNHGDLVNKILRAGNDHEKEYLVTVNKPITDEFIHGMGAGVPIMGQKTKKCKVKKEAPMVFRITLVQGLNRQIRRMCEYFGYEVTKLERIRIMNVSLSGLPVGEWRDLTDDELITLFESIEKSTSEAPPKPKQNKPKKQISSNAKALGIHIPQTKTKETENNSRKRFVQPGRKKKKR; encoded by the coding sequence ATGGACACCAATTTATCTACTCGTCTTAATAAATATATCAGTGAAAGCGGGATCTGCTCACGTCGTGAGGCTGACCGTTATATTGAGCAAGGACTTGTCCTTATTAATGGCAAGCGTGCCGGTATTGGCGACCAAGTATTTGCGGGCGATGAAGTCAAAGTCAATGGTCGGTTGATTGAAGCACAGGATAACTCTGAGCTAGTTTTGATTGCACTGAATAAGCCAGTAGGTATTGTCAGTACCACAGATGATGGCGAGAAAGATAATATTGTTGACTATGTTAACCACAGTACTCGTATTTTCCCAATTGGACGTTTAGATAAAGACTCTCAAGGGTTGATTTTCCTGACCAACCACGGCGATTTAGTGAATAAAATCCTACGTGCAGGTAATGATCACGAAAAAGAGTATCTCGTGACAGTGAATAAGCCGATTACTGATGAGTTTATTCATGGTATGGGTGCTGGTGTTCCTATCATGGGACAAAAAACCAAGAAATGTAAGGTTAAGAAAGAAGCGCCGATGGTGTTTCGTATTACCTTAGTTCAAGGGTTAAATCGTCAAATTCGTCGTATGTGTGAATATTTTGGTTATGAAGTCACTAAGCTTGAACGTATTCGTATTATGAATGTGAGCTTATCAGGATTGCCTGTCGGTGAATGGCGTGATTTGACGGATGATGAGCTGATTACCTTATTTGAATCGATTGAAAAATCGACTTCTGAAGCACCGCCAAAACCAAAGCAAAATAAGCCGAAAAAACAAATTAGTAGCAATGCAAAAGCATTGGGTATTCATATTCCTCAAACAAAAACCAAAGAAACGGAAAATAATTCCCGTAAGCGTTTTGTTCAGCCTGGTCGTAAAAAGAAAAAACGTTAA